In Epinephelus moara isolate mb chromosome 9, YSFRI_EMoa_1.0, whole genome shotgun sequence, a genomic segment contains:
- the esm1 gene encoding endothelial cell-specific molecule 1: protein MRKLTRAKPCAKQSCSSLITIQPDAPEVTPLKSPRGAPLLLLFFPRHPKRQQPFHELSTPHPVMSFLLITVLSSLIVRDAEAWGANVKYAVNCPDRCNAERCGGTQRCTRTVLDDCGCCQVCAAGRGEHCYRTVSGMHGVKCGPGLFCEFYKDEDDYGDEYGICKDCLYGTYGVECRKTCNCKGGICDRETGACLTLRFFAKIASKLKTETQEGGEVGSGEVSTAQNSVQHTDRSTAPKRLNPR from the exons ATGAGGAAATTGACGAGGGCAAAGCCATGTGCAAAACAAAGTTGTTCATCGCTGATAACCATACAACCTGATGCACCAGAGGTCACTCCGCTCAAGTCTCCCAGAGGTGCTCCGCTTCTCCTGCTCTTCTTCCCGAGACATCCCAAAAGACAGCAGCCCTTCCACGAGCTCTCCACGCCGCATCCAGTCATGTCTTTTCTCCTCATCACAGTGTTGTCCTCACTCATAGTGCGAGATGCTGAGGCGTGGGGCGCCAATGTCAAGTACGCGGTGAACTGCCCCGACAGATGCAACGCGGAGCGGTGCGGCGGGACGCAGCGGTGCACACGGACCGTCCTGGATGACTGCGGCTGTTGCCAGGTCTGTGCAGCCGGCAGAGGGGAGCACTGTTACCGCACGGTGTCGGGGATGCACGGGGTGAAGTGCGGACCGGGATTATTCTGCGAGTTCTACAAGGATGAGGACGATTATGGAGACGAATATGGGATCTGCAAAG ACTGCCTGTATGGAACCTACGGGGTTGAGTGCCGCAAGACATGCAACTGCAAAGGTGGCATATGTGACAGGGAGACAGGAGCTTGCCTCACCCTCAGATTCTTTGCCAAAATTGCCAGCAAGCTCAAGACTGAGACTCAAGAAG GGGGAGAGGTGGGCTCAGGAGAGGTCAGCACTGCCCAGAACTCAGTTCAACACACGGACAGATCCACTGCTCCAAAGCGGCTCAACCCTCGCTGA